In one window of Mercurialis annua linkage group LG4, ddMerAnnu1.2, whole genome shotgun sequence DNA:
- the LOC126676219 gene encoding uncharacterized protein LOC126676219, translating to MRIRKRQAPYPISSLSPVPLSDLRLPVVQFHQSLFQEDDTAAYFNPPSSSDQSSQPIRDDKLETKDCPVWLNEGEEGEKGNDFRVGSFLSADTETSMVTKEKSFPLKKRITGSVTSDSEEKGDKKMKTKMNKKCDKNNQDIESVSKRRDRGGAVLMEGSRCSRVNGRGWRCCQQTLVGYSLCEHHLGKGRLRSMTSVRTRPALKKVGAAKPLLSLGSDVKDEQLGGDCVEMDFCEEDNEARSEEKKPLMMNSMSKRKLGIVKARSISSLLGQADNVAFERE from the exons ATGAGGATTCGGAAAAGACAAGCACCGTACCCTATATCTTCACTTTCGCCGGTGCCACTTTCAGATCTCCGCTTGCCGGTGGTGCAATTTCATCAGAGTCTTTTCCAAGAAGATGACACGGCTGCCTACTTCAATCCTCCGTCCTCTTCTGATCAGTCAAGTCAACCGATCCGTGATGATAAGCTCGAGACCAAAGATTGCCCG GTTTGGTTGAATGAGGGAGAAGAAGGCGAGAAGGGTAATGATTTCAG GGTCGGAAGTTTCTTGAGTGCAGACACAGAAACAAGTATGGTTACTAAAGAAAAATCATTTCCGTTAAAGAAAAGGATCACAGGGAGTGTAACTTCCGACTCGGAAGAAAAAGGTGATAAGAAAATGAAAACGAAAATGAACAAGAAATGCGATAAAAACAATCAAGATATAGAGAGTGTTAGTAAGAGACGGGACAGAGGCGGTGCAGTATTAATGGAGGGATCGCGGTGCAGTCGTGTGAACGGAAGAGGGTGGAGATGTTGTCAACAAACACTCGTGGGATACTCTCTTTGCGAGCATCATTTAGGTAAAGGAAGGCTTAGAAGCATGACCAGTGTTCGAACTAGACCCGCGTTAAAGAAAGTTGGTGCTGCTAAACCGCTATTATCGTTGGGATCAGATGTTAAAGATGAGCAACTTGGTGGTGATTGTGTTGAAATGGATTTTTGTGAGGAAGATAATGAAGCAAGATCAGAGGAAAAGAAGCCATTGATGATGAACTCAATGTCGAAGAGGAAGCTTGGAATAGTCAAAGCTCGATCAATTAGTAGCTTGTTGGGTCAAGCAGATAATGTAGCTTTTGAAAGAGAATGA
- the LOC126678142 gene encoding protein VACUOLELESS GAMETOPHYTES-like: MGRLHLDDHNHDHDLILQHFSHPHTLKLLNFNSQIIPNELVITCAACKLLAYGWMYSCTSSCSYFLHKTCSKMPPTKNHPIDPHHTLTLLPFPVYSQGSFKCNACGDHGTGFCYHCKDCKIDLHILCAHMPSSVKSSNSHNHVLNLCFSPPYHKKAFRCDICNRSGSNHWLYRCESCSFDAHLNCAIADTQTNSKQQQQQQNQVADAPIYQEQQNQAANPMIQQKQQNQVGNPTVYRFASSAMVSPSPPLQQQQFWRPNVIPTVGSSSWFEHPVDQMAGYRSGGMAGPISPYNGFVEAPRNNRFTENNMTGMVIKGVLEGVSQQAGQILLASIFGGFSFT; encoded by the coding sequence ATGGGAAGGCTTCATCTTGATGATCATAATCATGATCATGATTTAATTCTCCAACATTTCAGCCATCCACATACCTTAAAACTACTGAATTTCAATTCTCAAATTATACCTAACGAACTAGTAATTACCTGTGCAGCCTGCAAATTACTAGCATATGGATGGATGTACAGTTGCACTTCTTCCTGCAGCTATTTTCTCCATAAAACCTGCTCAAAAATGCCACCAACCAAGAACCATCCGATTGATCCACACCATACCCTAACTCTGCTACCATTTCCAGTATATTCTCAAGGTTCTTTCAAGTGCAACGCTTGTGGGGATCACGGTACAGGGTTCTGTTACCACTGTAAGGACTGCAAAATTGATCTGCATATTCTTTGTGCTCACATGCCTTCTTCTGTCAAAAGTTCTAACTCTCATAATCATGTGCTTAATCTTTGTTTCTCTCCTCCGTATCATAAAAAAGCGTTTCGGTGCGATATTTGTAATAGATCTGGCTCAAATCACTGGCTTTATCGCTGCGAATCGTGTAGTTTTGATGCTCATCTTAACTGCGCTATCGCTGACACGCAGACGAATTCAAAACAGCAACAGCAACAGCAGAACCAAGTTGCTGATGCTCCCATTTATCAGGAACAGCAAAACCAGGCTGCTAATCCGATGATTCAGCAGAAACAGCAGAACCAAGTTGGTAACCCTACGGTTTATCGATTTGCATCATCAGCTATGGTATCACCATCACCACCGCTGCAGCAGCAGCAATTCTGGAGACCGAACGTAATTCCTACTGTAGGATCTTCAAGTTGGTTCGAGCATCCTGTTGATCAAATGGCCGGTTACAGGTCAGGTGGTATGGCTGGTCCGATTAGTCCTTATAATGGGTTTGTTGAGGCTCCAAGAAATAACAGATTTACGGAGAATAATATGACGGGGATGGTGATTAAAGGAGTTTTGGAAGGTGTTTCCCAACAAGCAGGTCAGATTCTTCTGGCAAGTATCTTCGGTGGTTTCTCATTCACTTGA